In Priestia megaterium NBRC 15308 = ATCC 14581, the following proteins share a genomic window:
- a CDS encoding solute symporter family protein: protein MNVLAFSLFLAIVGLTLIITYAASKRTKTTSDFYTADGSLTGWQNGMAIAGDYMSAASFLGIAGMVALSGFDGFFYSIGFLVAYLVVLYIVAEPLRNLGKYTMADMIAARFNEKKVRGVAALNTITISIFYMIAQLVGAGALIHLLLGLDYVYSVLIVGVLMTVYVVFGGMTATSWVQIVKALLLMIGTFIISIIVFSKFDFSLAKMFSEMKTATPLGDGFLNPGNKFKNPLDMISLNLALVLGTAGLPHILIRFFTVKDAITARKSVIYATWIIGVFYIMTIFLGFGAAAFVGYDDIIKANAAGNMAAPLLAQVLGGDFLFAFVSAVAFATILAVVAGLVLSAASAFAHDFYSHILRKGAATEKEQVVAARWASIGVSILSIILALFAQNMNVAFLVALAFAVAASANLPIILLTIFWKRFNTAGAVTGMLVGLFSSLFLVAISPNVWAPEPGAAIFVGEPLITLTNPGIISIPLGFLAAFIGTLLSSKKADEKKFDEILVKANTGMGIEEPVKH, encoded by the coding sequence ATGAACGTACTAGCTTTTTCACTTTTTTTAGCCATTGTAGGTCTTACGCTAATCATTACGTATGCGGCATCCAAGCGGACAAAAACGACCAGTGACTTTTATACAGCAGATGGAAGTTTAACCGGCTGGCAAAACGGTATGGCGATTGCCGGAGATTATATGTCTGCTGCATCATTTTTAGGCATAGCTGGAATGGTAGCGCTTTCTGGATTTGACGGTTTTTTTTACAGCATCGGCTTTTTAGTTGCCTACCTGGTTGTGTTATACATTGTAGCTGAACCACTTCGCAACTTAGGAAAGTACACAATGGCAGATATGATAGCAGCTCGTTTTAACGAAAAGAAAGTGCGAGGAGTTGCTGCGTTAAACACGATCACCATTTCCATTTTTTATATGATTGCGCAGCTTGTTGGAGCAGGAGCATTAATTCATTTATTACTCGGTCTAGATTACGTGTACTCTGTCTTGATTGTCGGCGTCTTGATGACGGTTTACGTTGTATTTGGAGGAATGACAGCGACTAGCTGGGTGCAGATTGTCAAAGCCTTGCTTCTGATGATTGGTACGTTCATTATTTCCATTATCGTATTTTCAAAATTTGATTTTAGCTTAGCTAAAATGTTTTCCGAGATGAAAACTGCAACTCCTCTTGGTGACGGCTTTTTAAATCCAGGAAATAAATTCAAAAATCCGCTGGACATGATTTCGTTGAATTTAGCTCTTGTTCTTGGTACAGCAGGCCTGCCTCATATCCTTATTCGTTTCTTCACAGTAAAAGATGCCATCACCGCAAGAAAGTCTGTTATTTATGCAACGTGGATCATTGGCGTTTTTTACATTATGACAATCTTTTTAGGATTCGGTGCTGCTGCTTTTGTAGGATATGATGATATTATCAAAGCAAATGCAGCAGGAAATATGGCGGCTCCTCTGCTCGCTCAAGTTCTTGGCGGAGACTTTCTTTTTGCGTTCGTTTCAGCTGTAGCATTTGCTACAATTTTAGCTGTTGTAGCTGGACTGGTGCTCTCAGCAGCTTCAGCATTCGCGCACGACTTCTATAGTCATATTCTGCGTAAAGGAGCTGCTACTGAAAAAGAACAGGTAGTGGCTGCACGATGGGCTTCTATTGGGGTATCCATTTTATCTATTATTCTTGCATTATTTGCTCAAAACATGAACGTGGCATTTTTAGTGGCACTTGCGTTTGCGGTAGCAGCGAGCGCTAACTTGCCAATTATTCTTCTCACTATTTTTTGGAAACGTTTTAATACAGCAGGAGCAGTCACTGGCATGCTGGTTGGACTATTCAGCTCCCTGTTTTTAGTTGCCATTAGTCCAAACGTGTGGGCACCTGAGCCGGGAGCTGCTATCTTTGTAGGTGAACCGCTCATTACGCTAACAAACCCTGGTATTATCTCTATTCCTCTAGGCTTCTTAGCTGCTTTTATAGGAACACTTCTTTCGTCTAAAAAAGCAGACGAAAAGAAATTTGATGAGATTTTAGTAAAAGCAAATACAGGTATGGGAATCGAAGAGCCCGTCAAACATTAA
- a CDS encoding DUF6985 domain-containing protein, with product MNQTLRVHHPLFGSLLYDSAWVGEKQVTFFGQKQQVLLTIDGDKEKPFQKRQEEAFQAFWLQGELLLKRTEKALFDYYQQVRDEYRTQVEKDVVDLLVPNVKKRKDIGFLVECIQIFVPEAPHDTRELGLFFECTWEEEHMLAVKFRNEQISAIGLQEDLF from the coding sequence ATGAATCAAACATTACGAGTACATCATCCGCTTTTTGGATCTTTGTTATATGACTCGGCCTGGGTTGGAGAAAAACAGGTCACTTTCTTTGGACAAAAACAACAGGTGTTGCTGACAATTGATGGAGATAAAGAGAAGCCATTTCAAAAACGGCAAGAAGAGGCTTTTCAAGCTTTTTGGCTTCAAGGTGAATTATTGTTAAAGAGGACGGAAAAAGCTCTTTTTGATTATTATCAACAGGTGCGAGATGAATACAGAACTCAAGTTGAAAAAGACGTGGTAGACTTATTAGTTCCGAATGTAAAAAAGCGAAAAGACATCGGGTTTTTAGTTGAGTGTATTCAAATCTTTGTTCCTGAAGCACCTCATGATACAAGAGAACTTGGTTTGTTTTTTGAATGTACGTGGGAAGAAGAGCATATGTTAGCTGTAAAGTTTAGAAATGAACAAATTTCCGCTATTGGTTTACAAGAAGATTTATTCTAG
- a CDS encoding ABC transporter ATP-binding protein codes for MSSIRGPRGMMKGPVVKPKNAKKTLYRIWSYMGKRKPPLAAAIILVIVTSLLNLLGPYLIGVIIDEHIIPKDISGTIRMSLILAGIYITTSLLTWLQTYLMVNVSFTTIGMLRQDLFAKLQTLSLRFFDKRAHGELMSRVTNDIDNLNSALSQSVIQALSSILSLVGITIAMFSLNWILAIITLIVIPLMVIIVRQILKRSSENFVKRQKDLGELNGFVEEAISGGEVVTLFSKEKDFLTVFNERNEQLRSSATKAETFSGFLGPVTNFINNLGLALVIGAGAFMAVQGSVTVGMIASFVNYSRQFSRPISQMANLVNTILSAIAGAERVFAIMDEQPDVTNKPNALSVTKFAGDVAFENVSFGYNDEKMILKNVTLTAKKGEMVALVGPTGSGKTTIINLLTRFYDISNGDIKIDGRSISDYNIHDLRNRIGIVLQDTYLFSGTIADNIRFGRLDASDEEVKSAAKMANAHSFIKHLPQQYNTVISAGGGNLSEGQKQLLSIARAMLSDCDILILDEATSNIDTKTEIDIQRGMSNLLKGKTSFVIAHRLKTIENADQILVLKDGQIIEEGNHRELLEKQGFYHKLYTQQFTI; via the coding sequence ATGAGCTCTATTCGTGGCCCTAGAGGAATGATGAAAGGCCCTGTAGTTAAGCCAAAAAATGCGAAAAAAACACTGTACAGAATCTGGTCATATATGGGGAAACGAAAACCTCCGCTTGCGGCTGCGATAATCTTAGTTATTGTGACTTCCCTACTTAATTTATTAGGCCCTTATTTAATTGGGGTTATTATTGATGAGCATATTATTCCCAAAGATATCAGCGGAACGATACGAATGTCCCTTATTCTTGCAGGAATTTATATTACGACATCTTTGTTAACATGGCTGCAAACCTATTTAATGGTGAACGTTTCGTTTACGACTATTGGAATGCTTCGACAAGATTTATTTGCAAAGCTTCAGACTCTCTCCCTTCGCTTTTTTGACAAACGAGCTCACGGAGAGTTAATGAGCAGAGTCACAAATGATATTGATAATCTAAACAGCGCTCTAAGTCAAAGCGTTATTCAGGCTCTGTCCTCTATTTTGTCTTTAGTCGGCATTACCATTGCGATGTTCTCGCTCAACTGGATTCTTGCCATTATCACGCTGATTGTTATTCCCTTGATGGTTATAATCGTTCGACAAATATTAAAACGAAGCAGTGAAAATTTTGTCAAACGCCAAAAAGACTTAGGCGAGCTAAACGGCTTTGTAGAAGAAGCAATCTCTGGAGGAGAAGTTGTTACGCTTTTTAGTAAGGAAAAAGACTTTTTAACTGTTTTTAATGAACGAAATGAACAGCTGAGAAGTTCAGCAACAAAAGCGGAAACATTTTCAGGCTTTTTAGGTCCTGTCACAAACTTTATTAACAACTTAGGCTTAGCACTAGTGATCGGAGCGGGAGCATTTATGGCTGTTCAAGGTAGCGTTACAGTTGGGATGATTGCTTCATTTGTTAACTACTCACGTCAGTTCTCTCGCCCAATCAGTCAAATGGCAAACTTAGTAAACACCATTCTTTCGGCTATTGCCGGCGCAGAGCGCGTGTTTGCGATTATGGATGAGCAGCCGGACGTCACAAACAAGCCAAACGCTCTTTCTGTTACAAAATTTGCAGGAGACGTTGCTTTTGAGAATGTATCATTTGGCTATAACGATGAAAAAATGATTTTAAAAAATGTTACACTGACAGCAAAAAAAGGTGAAATGGTTGCTTTGGTCGGTCCGACAGGTTCTGGTAAAACAACCATCATTAACTTGCTCACACGATTTTATGACATCTCAAACGGAGACATTAAAATTGACGGACGTTCCATCAGTGACTATAACATTCATGATTTACGAAACCGAATCGGCATTGTTCTTCAAGATACCTATTTATTTTCCGGTACGATTGCGGATAACATTCGATTTGGCCGGTTAGATGCCAGCGACGAAGAAGTGAAAAGCGCCGCAAAGATGGCCAATGCTCATTCGTTTATCAAACATTTGCCCCAGCAATACAATACCGTGATTTCAGCTGGCGGAGGAAATTTAAGTGAAGGTCAAAAGCAGCTTTTATCGATTGCTCGAGCCATGCTTTCTGACTGTGATATTTTAATTTTAGACGAAGCTACTTCCAACATTGATACAAAAACAGAAATTGATATTCAACGAGGAATGAGTAATCTATTAAAAGGAAAAACAAGCTTTGTCATTGCCCACCGCCTTAAAACGATTGAAAATGCAGATCAAATCCTTGTCTTAAAAGACGGACAAATTATTGAAGAAGGAAATCATCGCGAGCTGCTAGAGAAACAAGGGTTTTATCACAAGCTCTATACGCAGCAGTTTACGATTTAA
- a CDS encoding DUF485 domain-containing protein, protein MNENSLKKVNNASSSPDYTEIAQSASFQKLLKQKRNFILPLSLFFLAFYFTLPILTAYTTVLNKPAFASMTWAWVFAFAQFVMTWTLCILYTKRASKFDELVDTIKKEAAN, encoded by the coding sequence ATGAATGAAAATTCTTTAAAGAAGGTAAACAATGCTTCTTCCTCTCCTGATTACACAGAAATTGCACAGTCTGCTTCATTTCAAAAGCTTTTGAAACAAAAACGCAATTTTATTTTACCGCTCTCTCTGTTTTTTCTTGCTTTTTATTTTACCTTGCCTATTTTAACGGCTTACACAACCGTCTTAAACAAACCAGCTTTTGCTTCTATGACCTGGGCGTGGGTATTTGCTTTTGCACAGTTTGTGATGACCTGGACCCTATGCATTTTATACACAAAAAGAGCCTCGAAATTTGATGAACTTGTTGACACGATTAAAAAAGAAGCTGCAAATTAA
- a CDS encoding HlyD family efflux transporter periplasmic adaptor subunit: MSRGRLILMNFIGIIVVLALIIGGGYYYIQKSNYVSTDNAKVSGDLYTVVAPAAGKVASWNVEEGKDVSKDDEVAKIQSEDGEKTVTVPEDGKIIKTQVKENQMVQAGQQIASEVDMNNLFIIANIKEDKLKDIEAGDDVDVTVDGDTKTTIDGKVEEIGYATNSIFSLMPSSNSDGNYTKVSQTVPVKISISNYSENVLPGMNAEVKISKN, encoded by the coding sequence ATGTCAAGAGGGCGTTTAATTTTAATGAACTTTATCGGAATTATTGTAGTATTAGCTTTAATTATTGGTGGGGGATACTATTATATTCAAAAATCTAATTATGTATCCACAGACAATGCAAAAGTGTCCGGCGACCTTTATACAGTAGTAGCGCCAGCGGCAGGTAAAGTAGCAAGCTGGAACGTTGAAGAAGGTAAAGATGTTTCAAAAGATGATGAGGTAGCTAAAATCCAATCAGAAGATGGAGAAAAAACAGTTACAGTACCAGAAGACGGTAAAATCATCAAAACACAGGTAAAAGAAAATCAAATGGTTCAAGCTGGTCAACAAATTGCTAGCGAAGTAGATATGAATAACTTATTCATCATTGCAAACATTAAAGAAGACAAATTAAAAGATATTGAAGCTGGCGATGACGTTGATGTAACAGTTGATGGAGATACTAAAACAACAATCGATGGAAAAGTAGAAGAAATCGGTTATGCAACAAACTCAATTTTCTCATTAATGCCAAGTTCTAATTCAGACGGCAACTATACGAAAGTATCACAAACAGTTCCTGTTAAAATCTCTATTTCTAACTACTCTGAAAACGTACTACCAGGTATGAACGCAGAAGTTAAAATCTCTAAAAACTAA
- a CDS encoding aldo/keto reductase, with protein sequence MENLQSTTTLANGVKMPWLGLGVYKVEDGQEVVDSVKYAIKAGYKSIDTAKIYENEEGVGQAIKESGVSREELFVTSKVWNADQGYDTTIQAFETSLNKLGLEYLDLYLIHWPVEGKYNDTWKALEKLYKDGKIRAIGVSNFQVHHLEDLIADAEVKPMVNQIEFHPLLTQTEVREYCKKQGIQVEAWSPLAQGELLDNEVLTQIAEKHGKSTAQVILRWDLQNEVVTIPKSTKEHRIIQNADVFDFELNAEEVEKINALNQNHRVGPDPDNFDF encoded by the coding sequence ATGGAAAACTTACAGTCAACTACGACCTTAGCAAACGGCGTTAAAATGCCCTGGTTAGGTTTAGGTGTTTATAAAGTAGAAGATGGTCAAGAAGTTGTAGATTCAGTTAAATATGCAATCAAAGCTGGATATAAAAGCATTGATACGGCTAAAATTTATGAAAATGAAGAAGGCGTGGGACAAGCGATCAAAGAATCAGGTGTTTCTCGCGAAGAACTGTTTGTTACATCAAAAGTGTGGAATGCAGATCAAGGATATGACACAACTATTCAAGCGTTTGAAACAAGCTTAAACAAGCTAGGTCTTGAATATTTAGATTTATACTTAATTCACTGGCCAGTTGAAGGTAAGTATAATGATACGTGGAAAGCACTTGAAAAGCTTTATAAAGACGGGAAAATTCGTGCAATCGGCGTATCGAATTTCCAAGTACATCATTTAGAAGACTTGATTGCAGATGCAGAAGTCAAGCCGATGGTAAACCAAATCGAATTTCATCCACTTTTAACACAAACAGAAGTGCGTGAATACTGCAAAAAACAAGGAATCCAAGTGGAAGCATGGTCACCGCTTGCACAAGGTGAGCTGCTTGATAACGAAGTGTTAACTCAAATTGCTGAAAAGCACGGAAAATCAACTGCTCAAGTTATCTTACGTTGGGACTTGCAAAACGAAGTAGTAACTATTCCTAAGTCAACAAAAGAACATCGTATTATCCAAAATGCAGACGTATTTGATTTTGAATTAAATGCAGAAGAAGTTGAAAAAATTAACGCATTAAATCAAAATCATCGCGTAGGTCCAGATCCAGATAACTTTGACTTTTAA
- a CDS encoding MarR family winged helix-turn-helix transcriptional regulator: protein MDQQLIDKLEKLDQVKTSLFELKRKLLEDKISEQPYNLTITKFLILKFIGVSSKRMVAEISSNLKLTSGATTILLNQLEDDALIKRVRDQKDRRIVWISLTEAGETLVNYVIEQRNLFWQDMLFALTPEEQDEYLRMLEKMEKRIRQTVDR, encoded by the coding sequence ATGGATCAGCAGTTAATAGATAAACTAGAAAAACTTGACCAAGTTAAAACCTCATTATTTGAACTCAAGCGAAAGCTCTTGGAAGATAAAATCAGTGAGCAGCCCTATAATTTGACCATTACGAAATTTTTAATTCTAAAATTCATTGGAGTCAGCTCTAAACGTATGGTAGCTGAAATTTCTTCAAATCTAAAGCTAACCTCCGGAGCTACTACCATTTTATTAAATCAATTAGAAGATGATGCACTCATTAAGCGCGTACGTGACCAAAAAGACCGCCGAATTGTATGGATATCCTTAACAGAGGCTGGCGAAACATTAGTGAACTATGTAATTGAGCAGCGAAATTTATTTTGGCAAGACATGCTTTTTGCTCTAACTCCTGAAGAACAGGATGAGTACCTCCGCATGCTTGAAAAAATGGAAAAACGAATTAGACAAACTGTAGATCGTTAA
- a CDS encoding IclR family transcriptional regulator codes for MSEVGTLKKGLDIFSLLLNRPNMTIPEMMEALGFNKSTMYRLVSTLEQNGFIVRNPSNRYTVSPQLVLALVQNTMHTNYEMNWLSVPAMQKLSEETKETIYAGILHHKQMVTTQVVNGQYSTRTHSEVGNKKPLHANAIGKCILAYQEDSVQKSILHELSLEAYTDRTITELDELEADLALSKERGYAVDDEEREPGVRCIAAPIFRKGKIMAAIALSGPSFRISQEKDEEHAALVKQCAEQISQAITLYE; via the coding sequence ATGTCCGAGGTTGGAACTTTAAAAAAAGGATTAGATATCTTCTCTTTGCTTTTAAACCGTCCGAATATGACTATTCCAGAAATGATGGAAGCGCTCGGTTTTAATAAGAGTACGATGTATCGTCTTGTGAGCACGCTTGAACAAAACGGATTTATTGTAAGAAACCCGTCTAACCGCTATACGGTTTCACCACAACTGGTGCTGGCACTCGTGCAAAATACGATGCATACGAACTATGAAATGAATTGGCTCTCTGTTCCTGCTATGCAGAAGCTGAGTGAAGAGACCAAAGAGACCATTTACGCGGGAATTCTCCATCATAAACAAATGGTTACAACTCAGGTGGTCAACGGGCAATATAGCACTCGTACGCATTCCGAAGTAGGAAATAAAAAGCCGCTTCATGCAAATGCTATTGGAAAGTGTATTCTTGCTTATCAAGAGGACAGCGTACAAAAATCTATCCTTCATGAACTTTCGCTTGAAGCTTATACAGATCGAACGATCACCGAGCTGGACGAGCTTGAAGCTGATTTGGCTTTAAGTAAGGAAAGAGGATATGCTGTCGATGATGAAGAACGGGAGCCGGGCGTTCGCTGTATTGCAGCTCCTATTTTCAGAAAAGGAAAAATAATGGCGGCTATTGCTTTATCAGGTCCATCCTTTCGTATTTCACAAGAGAAAGACGAAGAACATGCTGCACTTGTTAAACAGTGCGCAGAACAAATTTCACAAGCAATTACTCTTTACGAATAA
- a CDS encoding ABC transporter ATP-binding protein, translating to MNTIKSLYPYLKPYKWLALFAPLLMVIEVLADLLQPTIMQHIIDYGIANNDQTYVITRSILMLVLAVIGLAAGIVCAILSTKAAVNFSTDIRKSLFEKIENLSNSNRDKLGTGHLITVMTNDVTSIQNALNMTLKVLVRGPLLFAGSIVIVLLTARSLFPIIVVVVPILFLCIWFVITKAGKLFKKVQQSVDRVNTKVQENLSGMRVVKAYVRESYEINQFKEANSSLTRANMSAVQLISLLMPVILFVVNIGMVATLWLGGLQVEAGKIEAGVILAFINYLTIILNGLMSSSMMLMQITRAFPSAERIDSVLKTKIDIPPANSAAQINRLKGDLSFQNVTYSYSKNGENVLKDISFTARHGETIGIIGSTGSGKSTLAKLISRLYDPDDGEIFVDGKNLTDYDVKVLRSSIGFIPQKATLFTGTIDMNIRMGKDQASSSEIEDAADFACATEFIEKLPERYEYPLTRGATNLSGGQKQRLSIARAFVRKPAILVIDDATSALDAVSEAQVLKHLKEEFADATVIIIASKISSLLHADHIIVMDEGKIAEQGTHEELLRYRSLYYDIYLAQGGKEALPSE from the coding sequence GTGAATACAATTAAATCTTTGTACCCTTACTTAAAACCTTACAAATGGCTCGCGCTGTTTGCCCCGCTATTGATGGTAATTGAAGTGTTAGCTGACCTTCTTCAGCCTACTATTATGCAGCATATCATTGATTATGGCATTGCAAACAACGATCAAACATATGTTATCACTCGAAGCATCCTTATGCTTGTGTTAGCAGTCATTGGCTTAGCTGCCGGTATCGTCTGCGCCATCCTTAGCACAAAAGCGGCAGTAAATTTTTCTACCGATATTCGGAAATCGCTTTTTGAAAAAATTGAAAACCTCTCAAACAGCAACAGAGACAAACTAGGGACTGGTCACTTAATTACCGTCATGACAAATGATGTAACGAGTATTCAAAACGCATTGAATATGACGCTAAAAGTATTAGTTAGAGGTCCTTTACTTTTTGCAGGAAGTATTGTGATCGTGTTATTAACCGCTCGTTCTTTGTTTCCTATTATCGTCGTGGTCGTCCCTATTTTATTTTTATGCATTTGGTTTGTGATCACGAAAGCTGGAAAACTTTTTAAAAAAGTTCAGCAAAGCGTTGATCGTGTAAATACAAAAGTCCAAGAAAATTTATCAGGGATGCGTGTAGTAAAAGCGTATGTAAGAGAATCGTATGAAATCAATCAGTTTAAAGAAGCAAACAGTTCCTTGACGCGAGCTAATATGAGTGCTGTTCAGCTTATTTCGCTTTTAATGCCCGTTATTTTATTTGTAGTAAATATCGGAATGGTAGCTACTCTATGGCTGGGAGGACTTCAAGTCGAAGCAGGAAAAATTGAAGCAGGTGTGATTTTAGCTTTTATTAATTACTTAACGATTATTTTAAACGGACTTATGTCAAGCAGCATGATGCTGATGCAAATTACACGCGCATTCCCTTCAGCTGAACGAATCGATTCTGTTTTAAAAACAAAAATAGACATCCCTCCAGCAAACTCTGCTGCTCAAATCAACAGACTTAAAGGTGATCTATCGTTTCAAAACGTTACATACAGCTATAGTAAAAATGGCGAAAACGTATTAAAAGATATTTCGTTCACTGCTAGACACGGAGAAACCATTGGCATTATCGGCTCTACTGGAAGCGGGAAGTCGACGCTTGCAAAACTTATTTCCCGGTTATATGATCCTGATGACGGCGAAATCTTCGTAGATGGAAAAAACCTTACGGACTATGACGTAAAAGTGCTTCGCTCATCCATTGGGTTTATTCCTCAAAAAGCTACGCTGTTTACCGGCACGATTGATATGAATATTCGAATGGGAAAAGATCAGGCTTCTTCCTCAGAAATTGAAGATGCTGCGGATTTTGCATGCGCAACGGAGTTTATTGAAAAACTTCCAGAAAGATATGAGTATCCTTTAACGCGAGGAGCAACCAATTTATCAGGAGGGCAAAAGCAACGTCTTTCAATCGCGCGTGCATTTGTTAGAAAGCCCGCTATCCTGGTCATCGATGATGCAACTTCGGCATTAGACGCTGTCTCAGAAGCGCAGGTACTAAAACATTTAAAAGAAGAGTTTGCAGATGCGACCGTTATCATTATTGCTTCTAAAATTTCGTCTCTTCTCCACGCTGATCATATTATCGTCATGGATGAAGGCAAAATTGCTGAACAAGGGACTCATGAAGAATTGCTTCGTTATCGCTCTCTTTATTACGACATTTACCTTGCACAAGGCGGAAAAGAGGCGTTGCCTAGTGAATAA
- a CDS encoding SDR family oxidoreductase: protein MKMSGNTILITGGASGIGLALAERFLNEGNEVIICGRRESKLQEAKERFPSLHTKVCDVSMEESRVELVKWATERFPKLNVIVNNAGIQQRVNLLHMHEEWQYYEKELMSNVSAPIHLTSLLVPHFVQQERAAVINVTSGLSLTPGAWVPIYSATKAALRSFTISLRHQLEETNTEVIEILPPAVNTDLGGPGLHTFGAPLDDFADSIFEELKKDKIEIGYGDSAKRLHASKEEIEKATAQAWNGFLKKNPEF from the coding sequence ATGAAGATGTCAGGAAACACTATTTTAATTACGGGCGGAGCGTCCGGAATTGGGTTGGCGCTTGCAGAACGGTTTTTAAATGAAGGAAATGAAGTCATTATTTGTGGAAGAAGGGAGTCAAAGCTGCAAGAAGCAAAAGAAAGATTCCCTTCATTACATACAAAAGTGTGCGACGTATCAATGGAAGAAAGCAGAGTAGAGCTAGTAAAATGGGCGACTGAAAGGTTCCCGAAATTAAATGTTATTGTGAATAATGCAGGCATTCAGCAGCGCGTAAATCTTTTACACATGCACGAAGAGTGGCAGTATTACGAAAAAGAACTAATGAGTAATGTAAGTGCTCCTATTCATTTAACGTCGTTATTGGTTCCTCATTTTGTTCAGCAAGAACGTGCTGCGGTTATTAATGTAACGTCCGGGCTGTCTTTAACACCTGGAGCATGGGTACCAATCTACAGCGCAACAAAAGCGGCGTTGAGGTCGTTTACGATTAGTCTAAGACATCAATTAGAAGAAACAAATACCGAAGTGATAGAAATTCTTCCTCCAGCCGTGAACACGGATTTAGGAGGACCGGGACTTCATACATTTGGAGCACCGCTTGATGACTTTGCTGATTCGATATTTGAAGAATTGAAAAAAGATAAAATCGAAATTGGCTATGGAGACAGCGCTAAGAGGCTTCATGCTTCCAAAGAAGAAATTGAGAAAGCTACAGCACAGGCTTGGAATGGATTTTTGAAAAAAAATCCTGAATTTTAA